A single window of Caldimicrobium thiodismutans DNA harbors:
- a CDS encoding hemolysin family protein, translating into MFEALISLAVFSFLEAFFALSEISFVSAEKMLIERISAKNRSARICLRFWQDPERLFTTTTLGITLSIAGNGIFTSYLLIRVFKGWGIFLSSFVLPFFILLFGQILPKSIGKKLAYPLVLYLAPPLYFISYLFYPIYFLNQRFLGLFLKNEDHNRPYFLTRFREVFLTMISYEREIDLMEKRLMQSILEFGRKKVVQVMIPLPKVKALPLDATLEEALEFTSKYNFSYIPLYEGDPSKIKYILRVQDILGKVLTEKKIPLIRLARAPLFIPELIPAHQALKMMQEGAQEISIVVDEYGLVTGILTIEDLVEEVLGEFRDALDYHEPELKRLSPEEFLVKGWIEIEKLQELGLPIPSGDYETLNGFIYHILKRIPERGEIINYKNLKIIIHRAVPQRVEEVILKLKD; encoded by the coding sequence ATGTTTGAGGCCCTTATATCTTTAGCAGTTTTCAGTTTTTTAGAGGCCTTTTTTGCCTTAAGTGAGATCTCCTTTGTCTCTGCTGAAAAAATGCTCATAGAACGAATTAGCGCTAAGAATCGCTCTGCACGGATATGTCTGAGGTTCTGGCAGGATCCAGAAAGGCTTTTTACCACAACTACACTTGGCATTACCCTGAGTATTGCCGGTAACGGTATTTTTACCTCTTATTTATTAATCCGTGTCTTTAAGGGCTGGGGAATATTTTTAAGTTCCTTTGTATTACCCTTTTTTATCCTTCTCTTTGGACAGATCCTGCCTAAGAGTATTGGTAAAAAGTTAGCCTATCCTCTGGTATTGTATCTGGCTCCACCGCTTTACTTTATTTCTTATCTTTTTTATCCAATTTACTTTCTCAATCAAAGATTTTTGGGCCTTTTTTTAAAAAATGAAGACCACAATCGCCCCTATTTTTTGACCAGATTCAGAGAGGTCTTTCTCACCATGATAAGTTATGAAAGGGAAATTGATCTTATGGAAAAAAGACTCATGCAGAGTATTCTTGAATTTGGAAGAAAAAAAGTGGTTCAAGTTATGATTCCCCTTCCCAAGGTCAAAGCCCTACCCCTTGATGCAACCTTAGAGGAGGCCCTTGAATTTACAAGTAAATATAATTTTTCCTATATTCCTCTCTATGAGGGAGATCCATCCAAGATAAAGTATATCTTAAGGGTTCAGGACATTCTGGGGAAAGTTCTTACAGAAAAAAAGATTCCCCTCATCCGCTTAGCAAGAGCTCCTCTTTTTATACCTGAACTTATCCCTGCCCATCAGGCTTTAAAGATGATGCAGGAAGGTGCTCAGGAAATAAGCATTGTTGTAGATGAGTATGGCTTAGTTACTGGAATACTTACTATAGAAGACCTTGTTGAGGAGGTGCTGGGGGAATTTAGAGATGCCTTAGACTATCACGAGCCTGAATTAAAAAGACTCTCTCCAGAGGAATTTTTGGTAAAAGGCTGGATAGAGATTGAAAAGCTTCAGGAATTGGGCCTACCCATTCCTTCAGGAGATTATGAAACCCTAAATGGCTTTATTTATCACATCTTAAAAAGGATTCCTGAAAGGGGAGAAATCATAAATTATAAAAATTTAAAGATTATAATTCACCGAGCGGTTCCTCAGAGAGTAGAAGAGGTAATTCTTAAATTAAAAGATTAA
- a CDS encoding hemolysin family protein translates to MAEIYLFLALLGLLFSMLLSASEASIFSLSRMDLASLQSLGLKERYLKMLQNPDQLLFALLSGNELADYFASFSFAGAITLLFSEEIRTPAFFIYALISFWLADFFPKVLGFRLRATLVLKIIPLTYFFYLLLLPVRGLIYKIYLLIEQFIPQWEKDTEKETFTPVEQIILHSLELAYQEKKISETEKEFIYGLFLSEKIPVSAIMTPRSEIIAFKDQPLTIEFMEKLRIYPYNKFPIYKESLDEVIGILYVKDILKTFKPSSFETKYLSELVRPAYFIPENFKVRDLLFEFQKRHQKIALVVDEYGTLKGLISLEDILEELFGEILSEKEKPVQSLQKLSEDRYLLSGRALLDEVKEELNLILDEEFEDLKTVNGFILALFKGIPKEGERASYKNWEFIIQKIRGRKILFVEAVRKRNV, encoded by the coding sequence ATGGCAGAAATTTATCTTTTCTTAGCCCTTTTGGGTTTACTTTTTTCTATGCTCCTTTCTGCAAGTGAGGCAAGTATATTTTCTCTTTCAAGAATGGATCTTGCAAGTCTTCAAAGCTTAGGGTTGAAGGAAAGGTATTTAAAAATGCTTCAGAATCCAGATCAGCTTCTCTTTGCCCTCCTTTCAGGAAACGAACTGGCTGATTATTTTGCAAGTTTCTCCTTTGCTGGAGCTATTACTCTCCTTTTTTCAGAAGAAATCCGCACACCAGCCTTTTTCATATATGCCCTTATTAGTTTCTGGTTGGCTGACTTTTTTCCAAAAGTTCTGGGTTTCAGATTAAGAGCAACCCTTGTCCTTAAAATCATTCCCTTAACCTATTTTTTTTATCTACTCTTACTCCCTGTAAGAGGCCTCATTTATAAAATCTATCTCTTAATAGAACAATTTATTCCTCAGTGGGAAAAGGATACCGAAAAAGAAACTTTTACCCCTGTAGAACAAATTATTCTTCACTCCTTGGAGCTTGCTTATCAGGAGAAAAAAATCAGCGAGACCGAAAAAGAATTCATTTATGGGCTCTTTCTCTCAGAGAAGATTCCTGTTTCAGCCATTATGACCCCGAGATCTGAGATCATAGCCTTTAAGGATCAACCCTTAACTATAGAATTTATGGAAAAACTAAGAATCTATCCATATAACAAATTTCCTATCTATAAAGAATCTTTGGACGAGGTAATTGGAATCCTCTATGTAAAAGATATCCTTAAAACTTTCAAGCCCTCTTCTTTTGAAACCAAATACCTTTCTGAACTTGTCAGGCCTGCCTATTTTATTCCAGAAAATTTTAAGGTAAGGGATCTGCTCTTTGAATTTCAGAAGAGACATCAAAAAATTGCCCTTGTTGTAGATGAATATGGGACTCTCAAGGGCCTAATTAGCCTTGAGGACATTCTGGAAGAGCTTTTTGGGGAAATTCTCAGTGAAAAAGAGAAACCTGTTCAAAGCCTTCAAAAACTCTCGGAAGACAGATACCTGCTTTCGGGTCGGGCTCTTTTGGATGAAGTAAAGGAAGAATTAAATTTAATATTAGATGAAGAATTTGAAGATTTGAAAACTGTAAATGGCTTTATTCTTGCGCTTTTTAAGGGGATTCCTAAGGAAGGAGAAAGGGCATCTTATAAAAACTGGGAATTTATAATTCAAAAAATTAGAGGTAGAAAAATTCTCTTTGTTGAGGCTGTAAGAAAAAGAAATGTTTGA
- a CDS encoding RNA methyltransferase has product MLKKLESDEILARWSKNRRAQPFPVVAILDNLRSAYNVGSIFRTAECAHIEKLILCGITPTPPHGGIEKTALGTTKSVPWEYALSVLSTIEAFKNKGYTIASLEITNQSIPVQEIKKEHFPLALIIGNEVSGVSEAALSASDLILEIPLFGKKESLNVSIAFGVAIFLLLEKLKK; this is encoded by the coding sequence ATGCTAAAGAAATTAGAATCAGATGAAATTCTGGCTCGCTGGAGTAAAAACAGGAGAGCGCAACCTTTTCCAGTAGTAGCAATTCTTGATAATTTAAGAAGCGCCTATAATGTAGGCTCCATCTTTCGCACGGCAGAGTGTGCCCATATTGAAAAGCTTATTCTCTGCGGAATTACTCCGACTCCTCCTCACGGTGGAATAGAAAAGACTGCCCTTGGCACAACTAAATCCGTGCCCTGGGAGTATGCCCTTTCCGTGCTAAGCACAATAGAGGCTTTTAAAAATAAGGGCTACACAATAGCCTCCTTAGAAATTACAAATCAAAGCATCCCGGTGCAGGAAATAAAAAAAGAGCATTTCCCTTTAGCCCTCATTATAGGAAACGAGGTCTCCGGTGTCTCAGAAGCAGCTCTTTCAGCCTCGGATTTAATCTTAGAGATACCCCTTTTTGGCAAAAAGGAATCCCTAAATGTCTCCATAGCCTTTGGAGTTGCCATCTTTTTACTTTTGGAAAAACTAAAAAAATAA
- a CDS encoding DNA polymerase Y family protein, with the protein MDYPLNIYGFPQAILHLDANAFFASVEQAVNPELKGKPVVVGKERGIVTAVSYEGKALGIKRGMTILEVSRKFPECVILESDYERYSLFSLRLFEILKRFSPMVEEYSIDEAFADLKGLRRYYRSSYEELGLKIKETIKRELGITVSVGISLTKVLAKVASGFRKPDGLTLIAGREIHHYLKNLPISEIWGIGPQTSALCEKLGIYSALDFAKASENFIKKHFTKPHYEIWLELRGVQVYPVIPDIKANYKSISKALSFTPTDNQEFLLAQSAFNLEMACFKARAYGLSAQRLLYFLKDQEFKVHAMELKLPYPSAYPRDLLPLLRKAFEELYREGLLFRQVGVILKDLTSKQRLQLGLFEKNKGTKDLKGLYKTVDEINLKYGRTTLIHGTSLPVTKEKPLVKGRALKIPLLPVSLV; encoded by the coding sequence ATGGATTATCCCCTGAATATTTATGGGTTTCCTCAAGCTATTCTTCACCTTGATGCCAATGCCTTTTTCGCCTCGGTAGAACAGGCAGTCAATCCTGAACTTAAAGGGAAGCCCGTTGTAGTAGGTAAAGAAAGAGGGATTGTTACTGCGGTAAGTTATGAAGGCAAGGCCTTAGGAATCAAACGGGGAATGACTATCCTTGAGGTCTCTCGTAAATTCCCTGAATGTGTAATCCTTGAATCGGATTACGAAAGGTATTCCCTCTTTTCCTTAAGGCTTTTTGAAATTTTAAAGAGATTTAGCCCTATGGTTGAGGAATATTCCATTGATGAGGCTTTTGCTGATTTAAAGGGTCTGAGGAGATATTATCGGTCAAGCTATGAAGAGCTGGGCTTAAAAATAAAGGAAACCATTAAGAGAGAGCTGGGGATAACTGTTTCGGTAGGCATAAGCCTTACCAAAGTGCTGGCTAAGGTTGCCTCAGGATTTCGCAAGCCCGATGGTCTAACTTTGATAGCTGGAAGAGAAATTCATCATTATCTCAAAAATTTACCAATTTCAGAGATCTGGGGAATTGGTCCTCAGACCTCAGCCCTCTGTGAAAAACTTGGAATTTATTCAGCCCTTGACTTTGCAAAAGCCAGCGAGAATTTTATAAAAAAACACTTTACTAAACCCCATTACGAGATTTGGCTTGAATTAAGAGGGGTTCAGGTCTATCCCGTTATACCTGATATAAAGGCAAATTACAAAAGCATTAGCAAGGCCCTTTCCTTTACACCAACGGATAATCAGGAATTTCTCTTAGCCCAAAGCGCCTTTAACCTTGAAATGGCCTGTTTTAAAGCCAGGGCTTATGGGCTTTCAGCTCAGAGGCTCCTTTACTTTTTAAAGGACCAGGAATTTAAGGTGCATGCTATGGAATTAAAACTTCCCTACCCTTCTGCCTATCCCAGAGACTTGCTTCCCCTTTTGCGAAAGGCCTTTGAGGAACTCTATAGAGAAGGGCTTCTTTTCAGGCAAGTGGGGGTTATTTTAAAGGATCTTACCTCCAAGCAAAGACTTCAACTGGGTCTTTTTGAGAAAAACAAAGGCACAAAGGACTTAAAAGGCCTTTATAAAACTGTTGATGAGATTAACCTGAAATATGGAAGAACAACTCTTATACATGGAACGAGCCTACCTGTAACCAAGGAAAAACCCCTTGTCAAAGGAAGGGCTCTTAAAATCCCCTTATTACCGGTAAGCCTGGTTTAA
- a CDS encoding LexA family protein, which yields MEILFLGYISAGFPSQSEDTLLESISMEEWLISNPSSTFLIRVVGESMLEAGILPGDYVLVDRSLTPKNNDIVVVRIEDEWTMKYFFREKGKILLKPAHPQYQPLILSQERDGEVFGVVIAVIRKYR from the coding sequence TTGGAGATACTCTTTCTCGGATACATCTCAGCAGGCTTTCCCTCTCAATCTGAAGATACCCTTTTAGAGAGCATTAGTATGGAGGAGTGGCTCATTTCCAATCCCTCCTCCACTTTTCTTATTCGGGTAGTTGGAGAATCTATGTTAGAAGCTGGTATCCTCCCCGGAGATTATGTTTTAGTGGATAGATCTCTAACCCCTAAGAATAATGACATTGTTGTTGTAAGGATTGAAGATGAATGGACCATGAAGTATTTTTTTCGCGAAAAGGGAAAAATTCTTCTTAAACCTGCCCATCCTCAATATCAACCCCTTATTCTCTCTCAGGAAAGAGATGGAGAGGTCTTCGGGGTAGTTATTGCAGTTATTAGAAAGTATCGTTAA
- the ahcY gene encoding adenosylhomocysteinase encodes MDYHVKDLALADEGLRLVEWAERDMPVLKLIKERFSREKPLKGIKIGACLHITTETANLARTLKEGGAEVFLCASNPLSTKDEVASALVKHFEIPVFAIRGEDRDTYYAHIKAVLDKEPHLTIDDGADLVSTLHRERPGQADRILGGTEETTTGVIRLRALAKDGLLKYPIIAVNDALTKHLFDNRYGTGQSTVDGILRATNRLLAGSVFVVSGFGWCGKGLAMRARGMGARVVVTEVDPLKALEAVMEGYLVMPMEKAVEIGDFFVTVTGCKGVIRKEHFLKMKDGAIVANSGHFDVEIDLKGLSEITTSVRNIRREVEEYTLVNGKRIYVLSQGRLVNLASAEGHPSAVMDMSFANQALCVEYLIKNQGNLSRDVYSVPAEIDKEIARLKLISMGIEIDTLTPEQERYLSSWEEGT; translated from the coding sequence ATGGATTATCATGTAAAGGATCTTGCGCTTGCAGATGAGGGATTGAGGCTTGTTGAATGGGCTGAAAGGGATATGCCTGTTTTGAAACTTATAAAAGAAAGATTCTCCAGAGAAAAACCTTTAAAGGGTATCAAGATTGGGGCCTGCCTTCATATTACTACAGAAACAGCTAATCTTGCCAGAACCTTAAAGGAAGGGGGAGCTGAGGTTTTTCTTTGTGCATCAAACCCCCTTTCTACTAAAGATGAGGTTGCCTCGGCTCTAGTGAAGCACTTTGAGATTCCTGTCTTTGCTATACGAGGAGAAGACAGAGATACCTATTATGCCCATATCAAAGCAGTCCTTGACAAAGAGCCCCATCTTACCATAGACGATGGAGCAGATCTTGTAAGCACCCTTCATAGAGAGAGGCCCGGTCAGGCAGATAGAATTCTTGGAGGGACAGAGGAGACAACGACCGGGGTTATAAGACTCAGGGCCTTAGCCAAAGACGGGCTTCTCAAGTATCCCATCATTGCAGTAAACGATGCCCTTACCAAGCACCTTTTTGATAATCGCTATGGCACAGGCCAATCTACTGTTGATGGAATCCTCAGGGCTACCAACCGGCTCCTGGCTGGATCTGTTTTTGTAGTTTCTGGCTTTGGCTGGTGCGGAAAGGGTCTGGCTATGCGAGCCAGAGGAATGGGTGCAAGAGTAGTTGTAACTGAGGTTGATCCCCTCAAGGCTCTTGAGGCAGTCATGGAAGGCTATCTTGTTATGCCCATGGAAAAGGCAGTTGAAATTGGTGATTTCTTTGTAACTGTAACGGGGTGTAAAGGAGTGATAAGAAAAGAACATTTTCTTAAAATGAAGGATGGAGCAATTGTTGCCAATTCTGGACACTTTGATGTGGAAATAGATTTAAAGGGTCTTTCTGAAATTACAACTTCTGTAAGAAATATTCGTAGAGAGGTAGAGGAATATACCCTGGTCAATGGAAAAAGAATCTATGTGCTCTCTCAGGGAAGATTGGTTAATCTTGCCTCAGCTGAAGGGCACCCTTCCGCAGTTATGGATATGAGCTTTGCTAATCAGGCCCTTTGTGTAGAATACCTTATAAAAAATCAAGGTAACCTCTCCAGGGATGTCTATTCTGTCCCTGCAGAAATAGACAAGGAGATTGCCCGACTCAAACTTATTTCCATGGGAATTGAGATTGATACCTTAACCCCTGAACAGGAAAGATACCTTTCAAGCTGGGAAGAGGGGACTTAG
- the metK gene encoding methionine adenosyltransferase gives MLVKNFLFTSESVTEGHPDKVADQISDAVLDAILEKDPYARVACETLVNTGMILIAGEITTEARVDYPTIARGVVKEIGYNHSDLGFDYQTCAVLISIDRQSPDIAMGIERDGEIGAGDQGLMFGYACDETPDLMPMPIWYAHKLAMRLAEVRKKGILPFLRPDGKTQVTVRYEDRRPVDVHTVVIAAQHDPTVTLKELREAIYEEVIKKVIASEHLRSDTKIIINGTGRFVIGGPLADCGMTGRKIIVDTYGGRGHHGGGAFSGKDATKVDRTPSYYARYVAKNLVSAGVARELEVQVAYAIGVPEPLAINVNTYGTEAIPVDKILEIINKLFCFRPKHMIDYLNLRRPIFRKTACYGHFGRPEPEFNWEKVDMVEKIKELAGFDR, from the coding sequence ATGCTTGTAAAAAACTTTCTTTTTACCTCAGAATCTGTAACCGAGGGGCATCCGGATAAGGTTGCAGATCAGATCTCTGATGCTGTGCTTGATGCCATTTTGGAAAAGGATCCTTATGCCCGAGTGGCATGTGAGACGCTGGTGAACACAGGGATGATTCTCATTGCTGGTGAGATTACCACAGAGGCCCGTGTGGATTATCCGACTATTGCCAGAGGTGTAGTCAAAGAAATAGGTTATAACCACTCAGATCTTGGTTTTGACTATCAAACCTGTGCTGTTTTAATTAGTATTGACCGCCAGAGCCCTGATATTGCCATGGGAATTGAGAGGGATGGAGAGATTGGAGCTGGAGACCAGGGGTTGATGTTTGGTTATGCCTGTGATGAGACCCCTGATCTTATGCCCATGCCTATATGGTATGCCCATAAACTGGCCATGAGGCTTGCAGAGGTTAGAAAAAAGGGAATACTCCCCTTCCTCAGGCCAGATGGGAAAACGCAAGTAACTGTAAGATATGAGGATAGACGCCCTGTTGATGTTCACACGGTTGTCATTGCTGCTCAACATGATCCAACCGTTACCTTAAAAGAACTCAGAGAGGCTATTTATGAAGAGGTGATCAAAAAGGTCATTGCCTCTGAACACTTAAGATCAGATACCAAAATTATAATCAATGGAACTGGAAGATTTGTTATCGGAGGTCCCTTAGCAGACTGTGGAATGACAGGAAGAAAAATAATTGTTGATACCTACGGAGGAAGGGGCCACCATGGAGGAGGAGCCTTTTCTGGAAAGGATGCCACTAAGGTTGATAGAACTCCTTCTTATTATGCCCGTTATGTAGCCAAGAATCTTGTTTCAGCAGGAGTAGCCCGGGAGCTTGAAGTTCAGGTTGCTTATGCCATTGGAGTTCCGGAACCCTTAGCTATAAATGTTAATACCTATGGGACAGAGGCTATACCCGTTGATAAAATCCTTGAGATCATAAACAAACTCTTTTGCTTCAGGCCCAAACACATGATTGATTATCTTAACTTAAGGCGCCCCATTTTTAGAAAAACTGCCTGCTACGGACACTTTGGAAGACCTGAGCCTGAATTTAATTGGGAAAAGGTAGATATGGTGGAAAAAATTAAGGAACTTGCTGGTTTTGACAGATAA
- a CDS encoding rubrerythrin family protein: MKEMTKECLKGALAGESQACVKYLIFADKAEAEGFPQIARLFRAVAYAERVHAENHLKALNGNGTLDNLETAIKGENFEVEEMYPAYKAVAELQGEKQALRAFHYAIEAEKIHAALFAEAKESVKMGRDLDIGDIYICPTCGHTAVGKAPERCPICGVPGEKFKKF, from the coding sequence ATGAAGGAGATGACAAAGGAGTGTTTAAAGGGAGCTTTAGCTGGTGAATCTCAGGCCTGTGTAAAGTACTTGATTTTTGCGGATAAGGCTGAGGCAGAGGGCTTTCCTCAGATTGCAAGACTTTTTAGAGCAGTTGCTTATGCCGAAAGGGTGCATGCTGAAAACCACTTGAAAGCCCTAAATGGAAATGGAACGCTGGATAATCTTGAGACCGCTATTAAAGGGGAAAACTTTGAGGTTGAGGAGATGTATCCTGCTTATAAAGCTGTAGCTGAATTACAAGGAGAAAAGCAAGCCTTAAGAGCCTTTCATTATGCTATTGAGGCTGAAAAGATCCATGCTGCTCTTTTTGCTGAGGCCAAGGAATCCGTTAAAATGGGAAGAGACCTTGATATCGGAGATATCTACATCTGCCCCACCTGTGGACATACAGCGGTAGGTAAAGCACCAGAAAGATGTCCAATTTGTGGGGTCCCGGGTGAAAAATTTAAAAAATTTTAA
- a CDS encoding PD-(D/E)XK nuclease family protein, which yields MQRAKKSIISKVALKEMLIRDLPELLKEDPLLKDYVASLFKENFADKKTTEEEIKALLEEIKNLRIESEKRWEEHSKRLEEHSQILKEHSKKLEELSQGNKILMEEILALRKRQDVQIGALGARWGIKSEKTFRNAVKGLLEETFGVKVEHYETTDLEGEVFEGFPGKRVEIDLIIRDGELIVAEIKSSVSPGDVLLFERKVKFFEKKEGKKVTRKIIISPILDREAKNFCKSLEITFYTDVPDREEGL from the coding sequence ATGCAAAGGGCTAAAAAAAGTATCATATCCAAAGTAGCTTTAAAGGAAATGTTAATTCGGGATCTCCCCGAGCTTTTAAAGGAAGATCCCCTTCTTAAGGATTATGTAGCAAGTCTTTTCAAAGAAAATTTTGCAGACAAAAAAACTACTGAAGAAGAGATTAAAGCCCTTTTAGAGGAGATTAAGAACCTAAGAATTGAGAGTGAAAAAAGATGGGAAGAACATTCAAAGAGGCTTGAGGAACATTCTCAGATACTGAAAGAGCATTCAAAGAAGCTTGAAGAACTCTCTCAAGGCAATAAAATCCTGATGGAAGAAATCCTTGCCTTAAGAAAGAGACAGGATGTGCAGATTGGTGCCCTCGGGGCAAGATGGGGAATTAAATCAGAAAAAACCTTTCGCAATGCAGTAAAAGGGCTTCTTGAGGAAACCTTTGGGGTTAAGGTAGAACATTATGAAACAACTGATTTAGAAGGTGAGGTCTTTGAAGGTTTTCCTGGAAAAAGGGTTGAAATTGACCTTATTATTAGAGATGGTGAGCTTATTGTAGCTGAGATTAAATCTTCCGTTAGTCCTGGAGATGTTTTGCTTTTTGAGAGAAAGGTAAAGTTTTTTGAGAAAAAAGAAGGGAAAAAAGTCACAAGAAAGATAATTATTTCTCCTATACTTGATCGTGAGGCAAAGAACTTTTGCAAAAGTCTTGAGATAACCTTTTACACTGATGTCCCTGATAGAGAAGAAGGATTATAA
- a CDS encoding creatininase family protein encodes MQIEELTSYEFEELSKRIKGVILPVGSIEAHGPHLPLGTDLFTIYEICKRVIKRIEVFLAPPLYFGLCRSTRDIPGTLSLRGETLKSLLFDLLESFYRQGLRKFIILSGHAGGTHNAFIIDTAEQFIEKYPQTRFFVADIINLLKDTLKELGIPENDSHAGEWETSLILYLKNELVKPLDKAFEDYPAFPKYQVVPEKKLFWASGIWGNPLKATPEKGKIITEQLIIKLTELLSQFLSS; translated from the coding sequence ATGCAAATTGAAGAATTAACCTCTTATGAGTTTGAAGAGCTCTCTAAAAGGATCAAGGGGGTTATTCTTCCAGTGGGGTCAATTGAGGCCCACGGGCCCCATCTCCCCTTAGGAACAGACCTTTTCACTATTTACGAAATCTGCAAAAGAGTAATAAAGAGAATAGAGGTCTTTCTTGCTCCTCCTCTCTATTTTGGCCTCTGCAGAAGCACCCGGGATATACCAGGCACTCTTTCTCTTCGCGGTGAAACCCTTAAAAGCTTGCTCTTTGATCTTTTAGAAAGCTTCTATCGTCAGGGATTGAGAAAATTCATCATTCTTTCTGGACATGCTGGAGGGACGCACAATGCCTTTATTATTGATACCGCAGAACAATTCATAGAAAAATATCCGCAAACACGCTTTTTTGTAGCAGATATTATCAATTTACTTAAGGATACTTTAAAAGAACTGGGGATCCCTGAGAATGATTCCCATGCAGGAGAGTGGGAAACCTCTCTTATACTTTATCTGAAAAATGAATTAGTAAAGCCCCTTGATAAGGCCTTTGAGGATTATCCAGCCTTTCCTAAATATCAGGTTGTCCCTGAAAAAAAGCTCTTTTGGGCCTCTGGCATCTGGGGAAATCCGCTTAAAGCCACCCCAGAAAAGGGAAAGATAATTACTGAACAGCTAATTATCAAACTAACAGAACTTCTCTCCCAATTTTTGAGTTCTTAA